The Hyphomicrobium sp. 99 genome contains the following window.
ATCGACGCAGAAAGTGCCGACGACGTGCTTTCCGACGATCAGCTCGTTGACCGCTTGCGGGGCGAGGGCATCGAGATCGCCCGACGCACAGTCGCAAAATATCGCGAAGCGATGCGCATACCCTCCTCCGTGCAACGCCGCCGCGACAAGAAACTGGTTGAACGCCTCGGCGACTTCGCCTGACGCGCCGCTTATAAGCATATGAAAAATATGGGGATTTTCGTTACATTTGAAGCCCAAAGCGTGATTTGACAGGCCATCCCGGGGGGCCTATCGATTATATTGTTAGAGGCTGGGTTGAGTGTCGGTCATACGCTCCCGAGGCTTCAGAAAAGGCAGCTCGGAGCCCCGGAGCAAATTGCGCTCGATAACGGCGAACGCAGCCTCGGTAAGTGCAGAACAGGCATTTTCATGACAATTCAAATCACTGGTAAAAACATCGAAGTCGGCGATGCCTTCCAAAACTACGCCGGCGACAAGATCCGGGGCATCCTCCAAAAGTTTCTCTCTCGCGAAGTGAACGGCCACATTCGGCTCGAACGCGAGCGCGAGGTCTTCAAAACATCATGCACGGTCCATGTTGCGGGCGGACTTCTGCTCGAGGCGCATGGCGAAGGTGGAGACGCTTACAGCTCCGTCGATTCCGCCGCACACCGGCTGGAGACGCGCGTAAAGCGCTATAAGAGCCGCATTAAGCATCATACCTCGCCGGCTGCTGCTGCACGTCGCAAGGTCGACATCGAAGCACGCGACTATATCGTGAGCTTGGGCGACGACGACGAACCCGAGCAGCACGAAGCGAATCCGCTTATTATCGCCGAAGGCCAGCGCAACATTAGTCATATGACGGTTAGCGAAGCAGTATTGAAGCTCGACTTGTCGGAAGCGTCCTTCATGATTTTCAGGAACGCTGCCCACGGCGGGCTGAATGTGGTTTACCGGCGTAGTGACGGGCACATTGGGTGGATCGACGCCGATATCCCAGTGGCAGCGAAGGCAAATGGTGCCATCGCGCCGGAACATGCGGACTGAGGGCAGTTTATTTATTTTAATCAATGCAATGTGGAGACCGACCAGGATCTGGCTCGGTAGCCACATTGGCGGCCATATCATCGTGGATGGAGCCTGAATGAATATCGAAGACATGCTCGCCCCTGACGCGATCATTCCGCGTCTTGCGGCGGAGGACAAAAAGCAGGCGCTGTACGCCCTCGCCGAAAAGGCTGGGGCCCTGACGGGTGCGACTGCTGGCGACATCTATGCAGCACTGCTGCAGAGGGAACGGCTGAGTTCCACGAGCCTTGGCCGTGGGATCGCGATACCGCACGTCAAGCTTCCGGCCGTGACGAAGATCACGTGCCTGTTCGCGCGCCTCGAACGTCCCATTGCCTTCGAAAGCCACGACGGTGAACCCGTCGATCTTCTGTTCTTTCTTCTGGCGCCCGAACACGCCGGAGCCGATCATCTGAAGGCCTTAGCGCGCATTTCCCGGCTCGTCCGCGACCCCGCGACCCTCGAAGGTCTGCGTAGCGCCAAGGACGTCGAAAGCCTCCGGAGCGTGCTCACGAAGCCCCTGGCGTCCCACGCAGCTTAACGCGCTCGGCGGCCGGCTCGCGGAACGCGAGTCGCCGAGCGCAATCAAAAATGCGTCAGTGCAGGACAGCGATAGCGCCCAGTCCGATGCCGCCGACAAGCAGGCGCCACCAGCCGAAGAACGACAGCCCGCGTCGTGAGATGAAGTCGAGCATGTAACGGACGACGATGACGCCCGTTACGAACGCCGCGATGAATCCGAGCACGATGTGGCTCATGTCGTCGGGCGTCAAAATCGACCAGTTCTTGTAGAGGTCGTAGGCAAATGCGCCGGTCATCGTCGGCATGGCGAGAAAGAATGAAAATTCCGCAGCCGTGCGCTTATCCGCGCCGAGCAACACCCCAGACACAATTGTTGAGCCCGACCGCGAAACGCCTGGGATCATCGCGAGACACTGGGCAAAGCCGATAATGAGCGCCGTCGTCAAAGGAATATCCATGACGTCCGTGAAGCGCGGCTTGTACTTTATCCGGTCGATGACAAGCAGAATGATACCGCCGACAACGAGTGCCAGACACATGATCAGTGGCGACTCGAACAGAACTTCCTTGATGATCCGATGTGCAGCGACGCCGATGAACACCGCCGGCAGAAACGCGATCAACACCGCAAAAACAAAACGCCGCGTTCGGGCATTTGTCGGGAAATCGACGGCGAGATGCCAGAGCTTTCCGGCATAAACCGTCAGAAGGGCGAGGATCGCGCCGAGCTGGATCAGCACCTCGAAGGTGCGTCCTGCAGACGTCACACCCATGACGTCTTCCACCAGGAGAAGGTGCGCCGTCGAGGAAACCGGTAGATATTCCGTCAGACCTTCGATCAGCCCCAGCAGTACGACTTGCCACGTTTCCATCTATGCTGACCCCGCACCTCGAAAGCGGGGGAGCGTTAACAGAAAAAGCGGCAATACCAAAGAGGGCGTTTAGCCGAGTTGCCATCGAATCGACGACAGCGGGTGTATAATAACGTCGCCAGCAAAATAGGAATCCCATGCCCCCGCGACTTACGCAGTATCGCCTCTGTCCGCGTTCTCGGTCCATTCGATTGGCGCTTGCCGAATATGGCGTTGAAGTTCAGCTCATCGACGAAAATCCGTGGGAGTGGCGCCAGAGCTTTCTTGCAAAGAACCCCGCGGGTGAGATGCCGGTTCTCGAATTCGAGAACGGCCTGATCCTGTGCGGCGCATATTCGATCTCGGAATTCATCGCTGAAGAAGTGCTCCCCGTAGCAACGATGGTTGCGCCGGGGCCGCCGCCGCTCATCCCAGGCAATCGAGAAGACCG
Protein-coding sequences here:
- the hpf gene encoding ribosome hibernation-promoting factor, HPF/YfiA family, which encodes MTIQITGKNIEVGDAFQNYAGDKIRGILQKFLSREVNGHIRLEREREVFKTSCTVHVAGGLLLEAHGEGGDAYSSVDSAAHRLETRVKRYKSRIKHHTSPAAAARRKVDIEARDYIVSLGDDDEPEQHEANPLIIAEGQRNISHMTVSEAVLKLDLSEASFMIFRNAAHGGLNVVYRRSDGHIGWIDADIPVAAKANGAIAPEHAD
- a CDS encoding PTS sugar transporter subunit IIA; this encodes MNIEDMLAPDAIIPRLAAEDKKQALYALAEKAGALTGATAGDIYAALLQRERLSSTSLGRGIAIPHVKLPAVTKITCLFARLERPIAFESHDGEPVDLLFFLLAPEHAGADHLKALARISRLVRDPATLEGLRSAKDVESLRSVLTKPLASHAA
- a CDS encoding undecaprenyl-diphosphate phosphatase, with the protein product METWQVVLLGLIEGLTEYLPVSSTAHLLLVEDVMGVTSAGRTFEVLIQLGAILALLTVYAGKLWHLAVDFPTNARTRRFVFAVLIAFLPAVFIGVAAHRIIKEVLFESPLIMCLALVVGGIILLVIDRIKYKPRFTDVMDIPLTTALIIGFAQCLAMIPGVSRSGSTIVSGVLLGADKRTAAEFSFFLAMPTMTGAFAYDLYKNWSILTPDDMSHIVLGFIAAFVTGVIVVRYMLDFISRRGLSFFGWWRLLVGGIGLGAIAVLH